From a region of the Methylomonas rapida genome:
- a CDS encoding GNAT family N-acetyltransferase — MKLEFIQATPDHAEIIGSLVVQLTQEICARTHAQHFDIDLAGTVQCCEALLSAGHYAAIIGWSDDIPVAVSTITETYALYAGGKIGVIQEFYVIPEFRCSGVGTLLIEQVRIYGQQRAWSCIELCTPPLPEFERTLSFYQHNGLIPVGGRKMRQNLATNG, encoded by the coding sequence ATGAAACTGGAATTTATACAAGCAACGCCAGACCACGCAGAAATTATAGGCTCGCTGGTCGTCCAGCTTACACAGGAAATCTGTGCGCGCACTCATGCCCAGCATTTCGATATTGATTTGGCAGGTACGGTTCAGTGCTGTGAAGCCTTGTTATCCGCAGGTCACTACGCGGCTATCATCGGCTGGTCGGATGATATCCCAGTGGCTGTTTCGACCATCACCGAAACCTATGCGTTATATGCCGGCGGCAAAATCGGCGTCATTCAAGAGTTTTACGTCATTCCTGAGTTTCGCTGTTCGGGTGTCGGTACACTGTTGATTGAGCAGGTTAGAATTTATGGGCAACAGCGGGCTTGGTCGTGCATCGAGTTATGTACGCCGCCGCTTCCGGAATTTGAGCGGACATTAAGTTTTTATCAGCATAATGGTCTTATTCCGGTTGGCGGTCGGAAAATGAGACAGAATTTAGCTACAAATGGCTAA
- a CDS encoding shikimate dehydrogenase family protein: MLASITGNTKILGVIADPVSQARTPVMANTLLDERGLLGAFAMLPMQVSAEGFPAFIAGLRAMKNFGGAVVSMPHKIFTASLVDELTPEARLVGAVNVVRRNRDGRLIGTMLDGEGFIAGLAGAGYSVKGARVLLVGAGGAASAIAFALAKNGCASLSIQNRAPERARGLLERVTHVYPQVEGTTEIHATSHYDIAINGTSLGMKPNDDLPISKSLIARCDLIAECVIAPEMTPLLQEASDQGKVVHTGVPMLAAQMNLMLAFMGAE; this comes from the coding sequence ATGCTTGCATCCATTACCGGCAACACCAAAATACTCGGCGTAATAGCCGACCCCGTCAGCCAGGCTAGAACGCCGGTCATGGCAAACACATTACTGGATGAACGGGGACTCTTGGGGGCCTTTGCAATGCTTCCCATGCAAGTCTCGGCAGAAGGCTTTCCCGCATTTATTGCGGGCCTGCGCGCTATGAAAAACTTCGGAGGCGCAGTCGTCTCCATGCCTCATAAAATCTTTACCGCCAGTTTAGTCGATGAACTTACCCCAGAGGCACGCCTGGTCGGCGCCGTGAATGTGGTTCGCCGAAACCGAGACGGCCGCCTCATCGGCACCATGCTGGACGGCGAGGGTTTTATTGCCGGACTAGCCGGCGCCGGATACAGTGTGAAAGGTGCACGCGTCCTTCTTGTCGGGGCCGGAGGTGCGGCATCGGCTATTGCTTTTGCCCTTGCAAAAAACGGCTGCGCTTCACTCAGCATACAGAATCGAGCACCGGAAAGAGCCAGAGGTCTGTTGGAGCGAGTTACCCATGTTTATCCTCAAGTCGAGGGCACAACAGAAATTCATGCAACATCGCACTACGATATCGCGATCAACGGCACTTCTCTCGGCATGAAACCAAATGATGATCTGCCGATTAGCAAATCGCTGATCGCGCGCTGCGATCTGATAGCCGAGTGTGTGATCGCGCCGGAAATGACGCCGCTACTCCAGGAAGCGTCCGATCAGGGGAAGGTCGTCCACACTGGCGTTCCTATGTTGGCTGCACAAATGAATCTCATGTTGGCGTTCATGGGAGCCGAGTAA
- a CDS encoding histidine phosphatase family protein yields the protein MEITLIRHGKPTFELKGKAKARDVGQIISRYDLSGIADEPPENAKQLASACHVAVCSDFTRSLESAKALGFGDILLSDSVFREIAIPHFKKGSLTMSVGACGVLLRCLSAVGFSRNGESLLMAKKRAQVAASTLIDVAHEHKNVLLVGHGFVNYFIAQELLARNWVGPSKPGGGYWEYGVYHYRAT from the coding sequence ATGGAAATTACATTAATCAGGCACGGTAAGCCCACGTTCGAGCTAAAAGGCAAGGCCAAGGCGCGGGACGTTGGCCAGATTATCAGCCGTTATGATTTATCCGGTATAGCGGACGAACCGCCGGAAAACGCAAAGCAGCTCGCATCGGCATGCCATGTCGCCGTTTGTAGCGATTTTACTCGTTCTTTGGAATCGGCCAAGGCACTGGGATTTGGCGATATTTTGCTGAGCGACTCAGTGTTTCGGGAAATTGCTATTCCTCATTTCAAAAAGGGTTCGTTGACGATGTCGGTTGGTGCCTGTGGTGTGCTACTGCGATGTCTGTCTGCCGTTGGTTTCTCGCGAAACGGTGAGTCGTTGTTAATGGCAAAAAAGAGGGCGCAAGTTGCGGCGTCGACATTAATAGACGTGGCGCATGAGCATAAAAATGTCTTGCTGGTGGGCCATGGTTTCGTTAATTACTTCATAGCCCAGGAGTTGTTAGCCAGAAACTGGGTTGGTCCCTCAAAGCCGGGCGGCGGCTATTGGGAATATGGGGTATATCACTATCGTGCAACATGA
- a CDS encoding HAD-IA family hydrolase, with product MNNICVIFDLDGTLVDSEGLCNQAFLDLLPQLHDPLVTLTERYRGQKLSSILIDLENRLGLNLQNSFEQHYRQRVAELFARELKPMPGVLEMLATLNSPKCIASSGPLPKIRQALKVSGLAAYFGDNLFSSYEIGSWKPDPGLFQYAAHAMGFVPSQCAVIEDSEVGIEAAIAAGMTPLYYVQTGVTTSYQAAGNVVFDDMSQLPQLLKQFANMTQSNR from the coding sequence ATGAACAATATTTGTGTCATCTTCGATTTGGACGGCACGCTGGTTGACAGCGAGGGACTGTGCAATCAAGCCTTTCTCGATCTGCTTCCGCAATTGCATGATCCACTGGTGACATTGACCGAGCGCTATCGCGGCCAAAAACTAAGCTCGATTCTGATTGACCTTGAAAACCGTCTTGGCCTAAATCTGCAAAATTCGTTTGAACAGCACTATCGCCAGCGTGTTGCGGAACTCTTCGCGCGTGAGTTGAAACCCATGCCAGGCGTTTTGGAAATGCTCGCAACCCTGAATTCGCCGAAATGCATTGCCTCCAGCGGACCACTTCCGAAAATCCGTCAGGCCTTGAAAGTCAGTGGTCTTGCCGCTTATTTTGGTGACAATCTATTCAGTTCGTATGAGATCGGTTCATGGAAACCCGATCCGGGTTTATTCCAATATGCCGCCCATGCGATGGGCTTTGTGCCTAGTCAGTGCGCGGTGATTGAAGATAGTGAAGTGGGGATTGAGGCTGCCATAGCAGCAGGCATGACGCCGCTTTACTATGTACAAACCGGCGTGACCACTTCGTATCAGGCCGCGGGCAATGTTGTATTTGATGATATGTCGCAGCTGCCGCAACTGCTCAAGCAATTTGCTAATATGACCCAATCCAACCGTTAG
- a CDS encoding cupin domain-containing protein, which produces MQAIDRSSAEHYHWGDACDGWHLVKRTDMSVISERVPRGACEVRHYHVSARQFFYILRGDAIMEINGKRIQLSEGQGIEVAPGTPHQFRNESSADVQFLVISHPATLSDRVEV; this is translated from the coding sequence ATGCAAGCAATCGACCGATCATCCGCCGAGCACTACCATTGGGGCGATGCCTGCGACGGCTGGCATCTTGTAAAACGAACCGACATGTCGGTTATCTCCGAACGCGTGCCGCGGGGCGCATGCGAAGTACGTCACTATCATGTAAGCGCTCGCCAGTTTTTCTACATTTTGCGAGGGGATGCCATCATGGAAATAAACGGCAAACGCATCCAGCTATCCGAAGGGCAAGGCATTGAGGTGGCTCCCGGTACGCCACACCAATTCAGGAATGAATCGAGTGCTGACGTCCAGTTCCTGGTGATCTCTCATCCGGCTACACTGAGTGACCGTGTAGAGGTTTAA
- a CDS encoding HAD family hydrolase has protein sequence MKYKGIIFDFNGVLLWDAPFHVQAWQATALRLRGSPLSDNEFSIHVHGRTNSHILCYLSDRTPQGQELLELIQIKESMYRDLCLKNPEMFVLSPGAEALLDFVSSKDIPRTIATASEKTNLDFFTQHLGLDKWFDLQRIVYDDGALPGKPAPDMYAKAAGNIGLLPHECVVVEDAISGFQSAHAANIGHIVGIGPLETHNRLLGCQGVSTVIESFEQFPRELLVNA, from the coding sequence ATGAAATATAAAGGAATTATTTTTGATTTCAATGGCGTTTTGCTTTGGGACGCACCGTTTCACGTTCAGGCCTGGCAAGCGACAGCGCTACGACTAAGAGGCTCACCATTAAGCGACAACGAATTTTCAATCCATGTGCATGGCCGTACCAATAGTCACATTTTGTGCTATCTCAGCGACCGAACTCCTCAAGGGCAAGAGCTGCTTGAGCTGATCCAAATCAAAGAGTCTATGTACCGAGATTTATGCTTAAAAAATCCAGAAATGTTTGTCTTGTCTCCCGGTGCCGAGGCACTGCTCGACTTCGTTTCTAGCAAAGATATACCGCGCACCATCGCGACAGCCTCCGAAAAAACCAATCTGGATTTTTTCACCCAGCACCTCGGTCTGGATAAGTGGTTCGATCTGCAACGGATTGTCTACGATGACGGCGCTCTTCCCGGTAAGCCCGCGCCGGATATGTATGCCAAGGCGGCGGGCAATATTGGTTTACTACCGCACGAATGCGTAGTTGTCGAAGATGCCATTTCCGGTTTCCAATCCGCCCATGCCGCCAACATCGGCCATATCGTCGGTATTGGTCCGCTTGAGACGCATAACAGGCTTCTCGGCTGCCAGGGCGTCTCGACCGTGATCGAGAGTTTTGAGCAATTTCCGCGCGAGTTGTTGGTCAATGCATGA
- the lspA gene encoding signal peptidase II, whose protein sequence is MNLSKRLVLTVIVLISCVGCDQASKSVAQSLLSETDVWSFWGDTVRLQLAHNHGAFLGLGSSFPEVLRDGLFSLGVAGMLVVLLGYILFSKAASPSSILAYALLLAGGLGNLIDRLIYGGYVVDFINMGIGPISTGVFNLADVVVVVGALMLLTGMPRANKRLSER, encoded by the coding sequence ATGAACCTATCCAAACGCCTTGTCTTGACCGTTATCGTGCTGATTTCTTGCGTCGGCTGCGACCAGGCCAGTAAATCAGTTGCCCAATCGTTATTGTCCGAAACCGACGTTTGGTCGTTTTGGGGCGACACGGTTCGCTTGCAATTGGCCCATAACCATGGTGCATTTTTGGGTCTGGGCTCGTCGTTTCCGGAAGTTTTGCGCGACGGCTTATTCTCGCTTGGCGTAGCCGGAATGTTAGTCGTTTTGCTGGGTTACATCCTGTTTTCAAAAGCGGCCTCACCGTCCTCGATCCTGGCATATGCGCTGTTGTTGGCGGGTGGCTTGGGCAATCTGATCGATAGATTGATATACGGCGGCTACGTGGTGGATTTTATCAACATGGGCATTGGGCCAATCAGCACCGGCGTGTTCAACCTAGCCGATGTGGTCGTGGTTGTTGGCGCCTTGATGTTGCTTACTGGCATGCCCCGCGCTAACAAACGGTTGTCTGAGCGATGA
- a CDS encoding GFA family protein, with protein MSNLTGSCLCGAVQYEIANPLRFAHNCHCTMCRKAKGAAFATWAYVEYRDFRWIHGSELLGEYRSSPDVRRTFCKVCGSTLQYIADQAFPDAFGLALGTVNGDPGCKPMRHVMVGSKAPWFVIADHLPQSVEAAPSE; from the coding sequence ATGAGTAATTTAACAGGCAGTTGCCTATGCGGTGCCGTCCAATACGAAATAGCGAACCCGCTACGGTTTGCCCACAATTGCCACTGCACTATGTGCCGAAAAGCGAAAGGCGCGGCATTTGCCACTTGGGCATACGTAGAATATCGAGATTTTCGATGGATTCATGGGAGTGAGCTACTGGGAGAATATCGCTCATCCCCTGATGTCCGGCGAACATTTTGCAAGGTGTGCGGCTCTACCTTGCAGTACATTGCAGATCAGGCGTTTCCAGATGCTTTCGGGTTAGCATTGGGTACGGTAAATGGTGACCCAGGCTGTAAACCGATGCGCCATGTCATGGTCGGCTCAAAAGCGCCGTGGTTCGTAATCGCCGATCATCTGCCTCAGTCAGTGGAAGCCGCACCTAGTGAATAG
- a CDS encoding class I SAM-dependent methyltransferase, producing MAFTLDKVVPWGRSYTEYVSMFSLTEADLGSRILGCGDGPAGFNAELTKRGGAVVSVDPVYIFDVEQIKSRIAETYETVMAQMRYNQTDYVWDVIPSIEALGEIRMSAMDTFLSDFELGKQQGRYVAGELPSLPFENGKFDIALSSHFLFLYSAHLSAEFHLQALQEMLRVAREVRVFPLLALDGSVSPYLSLVSEEFASRGFDVQIVKVDYEFQRGGNQMLVIKPK from the coding sequence TTGGCTTTTACACTCGACAAGGTCGTACCTTGGGGACGTTCATACACCGAATATGTCAGCATGTTTAGCCTGACCGAGGCCGATCTTGGCAGTCGTATTTTGGGTTGCGGTGACGGGCCTGCCGGATTCAACGCTGAACTGACCAAACGCGGCGGTGCAGTGGTTTCTGTTGATCCTGTCTATATCTTTGATGTCGAGCAGATTAAAAGCCGCATAGCGGAGACCTATGAAACTGTCATGGCTCAAATGCGTTACAACCAAACCGACTACGTATGGGATGTCATTCCATCAATAGAAGCGCTCGGAGAAATCCGAATGTCGGCCATGGACACTTTCCTCTCCGATTTCGAGTTGGGCAAGCAACAAGGCCGATATGTAGCTGGAGAGTTACCTTCGCTGCCTTTCGAAAACGGAAAATTCGATATTGCCTTGTCGTCGCATTTTCTGTTTTTGTACAGCGCACACTTGTCGGCAGAATTTCATCTTCAAGCGTTACAGGAAATGTTACGCGTCGCTAGGGAGGTGCGGGTATTTCCGCTGCTTGCGCTGGATGGATCGGTATCGCCTTATCTTTCTCTTGTCAGCGAAGAATTTGCCAGCCGAGGTTTTGATGTGCAGATCGTTAAGGTTGATTACGAATTTCAACGCGGCGGTAATCAAATGCTGGTCATCAAGCCTAAATAA
- a CDS encoding DUF4260 domain-containing protein produces the protein MLGETTGTVRVLLRLEGFCVLVAACLAYAKFDLDWSTFAIYFLVPDISLLGYFTGAKVGAISYNTAHSYLGAVASLVIGFVVPSPALQCAGLIWCAHIGFDRALGYGLKYPEGFGFTHLGRIGRIPVKHSEVQ, from the coding sequence ATGCTAGGTGAAACAACAGGCACCGTTCGTGTTTTATTGCGGCTGGAGGGATTTTGCGTTCTGGTTGCCGCCTGCCTCGCTTATGCAAAATTCGATCTGGACTGGAGCACGTTCGCAATCTACTTCCTGGTCCCCGATATTTCTTTGCTGGGTTATTTCACCGGAGCCAAAGTGGGCGCCATTAGCTATAACACTGCGCACTCATACCTCGGTGCCGTTGCCAGCCTGGTAATCGGTTTTGTGGTGCCGTCCCCGGCACTTCAATGTGCAGGTTTAATCTGGTGTGCCCATATTGGTTTTGATCGGGCTCTGGGTTACGGCCTCAAATACCCGGAGGGATTCGGCTTTACCCATCTTGGCCGCATCGGGCGAATTCCTGTCAAACATTCAGAAGTGCAATAA